In a genomic window of Oncorhynchus keta strain PuntledgeMale-10-30-2019 chromosome 28, Oket_V2, whole genome shotgun sequence:
- the LOC118360917 gene encoding E3 ubiquitin-protein ligase Itchy-like isoform X2, with product MASSIAKPGPGNVYPMKAQLQIMVLSAKLKENKKNWFGPSPYVEVAVDGQSKKTEKCNNTHSPKWKQLLTVIVTPFSKLIFRVWSHQTLKSDVLLGMATLEVSDTLKSNDMNISEVVQTLQLSADKDQTDVVGDLSVCLDGMQVDPEMFASAIEANSRSMPNGESQHNGDHDVRRSRDGSPSVDGLEHRASPTGRVVAVNGTGSPALSAGGSKGNPLRPPRPSRPPPPTPRRPTSSPASSNSSIPTEGSDGPSSETPVRMPAPAVPAADPNAPPPTHDQSQAIAARQAASVAPGPPRVPTVAAGPLLPGWEQRVDQNGRLYFVDHVEKRTTWERPEPLPSGWERRVDPMGRVYFVDHITRTTTWQRPTMETVRNYEQWQHQRNQLQGAMQQFNQRFIFGVNGVQDQVPATENKQFDPLGPLPHGWEKRTDSNERVYFVQHTTRTTQWEDPRTQGLLNEKPLPEGWEMRFTVDGIPYFVDHNRRATTYIDPRTGTSSLENGPQITYVRDFKAKVQYFRFWCQQLSMPQHIKITVTRKTLFEDSFQQIMSFNAQDLRRRLWIIFPGEEGLDYGGVAREWFFLLSHEVLNPMYCLFEYAGKDNYCLQINPASYINPDHLKYFKFIGRFIAMALFHGKFIDTGFSLPFYKRMLNKPWALKDLESIDTEFYNSLIWIKENDIEECGLEMYFSVDKEILGEITTHELKPDGGEVLVTEENKGEYIRLVAEWRLSRGVEEQTQAFFEGFNEVLPQQYLQYFDAKELEVMLCGMQEIDLTDWQRNTIYRHYARSSKQVLWFWQLIKEMDNEKRMRLLQFVTGTCRLPVGGFSDLLGSNGPQKFCIEKVGKENWLPRSHTCFNRLDLPPYKSYEQLKEKLMFAIEETEGFGQE from the exons ATGGCCTCCAGCATTGCTAAACCAGGCCCTGGGAATGTCTACCCCATGAAGGCACAACTGCAAATTATGG TGCTATCAGCAAAACTGAAAGAGAACAAGAAGAACTGGTTTGGCCCCAGTCCATATGTTGAAGTTGCAGTTGACGGCCAGTCCAAAAAGACCGAAAAATGCAACAACACCCACAGTCCCAAATGGAAGCAGCTGCTCACTGT AATTGTCACTCCTTTCAGCAAGCTCATCTTCCGGGTATGGAGTCACCAGACCTTGAAGTCGGACGTATTGTTAGGCATGGCAACTCTGGAGGTCAGCGACACACTCAAATCCAACGACATGAATA TCTCTGAGGTGGTGCAGACCCTGCAGCTGAGTGCAGACAAAGACCAGACCGATGTGGTgggggacctgtctgtctgtctggacggCATGCAAGTCGACCCAGAGATGTTTGCCTCTGCTATCGAGGCCAACAGCCGAA GTATGCCAAATGGGGAATCGCAACACAACGGGGATCATGATGTGAG gaggagtagagacggcTCTCCTTCTGTGGATGGTTTGGAGCACAGAGCTTCCCCAACTGGGCGTGTGGTCGCAGTGAACGGCACAGGGTCTCCTGCTCTGTCAGCAGGGGGCTCCAAGGGGAATCCTCTACGGCCCCCCAGGCCCTCGCGACCCCCACCACCCACCCCGCGCAGACCAACCTCCTCTCCGG CATCCTCTAATAGTTCCATACCAACTGAAGGAAGCGATGGCCCCAGCTCAGAAACCCCAGTCCGTATGCCTGCACCTGCAGTACCAGCCGCAGACCCCAATGCCCCACCCCCTACACACGACCAGAGCCAGGCAATAGCAGCCAGACAAGCAGCCAGTGTTGCTCCAGGCCCCCCCAGAGTCCCCACTGTCGCTGCAGGCCCACTGCTTCCTGG ATGGGAGCAGAGGGTGGATCAGAACGGAAGGCTGTATTTTGTAGATCATGTGGAAAAGAGGACGACGTGGGAGCGGCCTGAGCCTCTACCTTCTGG GTGGGAGCGGCGAGTGGACCCCATGGGCAGGGTCTACTTTGTAGACCACATCACCAGAACTACCACCTGGCAACGGCCCACCATGGAGACGGTACGGAACTATGAACAGTGGCAGCACCAACGCAACCAGCTACAGGGTGCCATGCAGCAGTTCAACCAGCGCTTCATATTTGGGGTGAATGGG GTCCAGGACCAGGTTCCAGCCACTGAGAATAAGCAGTTTGATCCCCTGGGCCCGCTGCCACATGGATGGG AGAAAAGAACTGACAGCAACGAGAGAGTGTACTTTGTCCAACACACCACACGGACTACACAGTGGGAGGACCCTCGCACTCAGGG gctgctGAATGAAAAGCCTCTTCCAGAGGGCTGGGAGATGAGGTTCACTGTCGACGGCATCCCATACTTTGTGGACCACAACAGGAGAGCCACTACATACATCGACCCTCGCACTGGAACATCCTCACT TGAAAATGGGCCCCAGATTACTTACGTTCGAGACTTTAAAGCCAAAGTCCAGTACTTCAGATTCTGGTGCCAG CAATTGTCAATGCCTCAGCACATCAAGATCACTGTCACCCGCAAAACCCTGTTTGAGGACTCGTTCCAACAA ATAATGAGCTTCAATGCACAGGACCTCCGCAGGAGACTATGGATCATATTCCCTGGGGAAGAAGGCCTCGATTATGGTGGGGTGGCAAG GGAGTGGTTTTTCCTGCTGTCTCACGAGGTGCTGAACCCCATGTACTGCCTATTTGAATATGCTGGGAAGGACAACTACTGCCTGCAGATCAACCCTGCCTCATACATCAACCCTGACCACCTTAAATACTTTAAATTCATTGGACGCTTCATCGCTATG GCTCTTTTCCATGGGAAGTTCATTGACACAGGCTTCTCGCTGCCGTTCTACAAGCGCATGCTGAACAAGCCATGGGCACTGAAAGATCTTGAGTCCATTGACACAGAATTCTACAATTCTCTTATCTGGATTAA GGAGAATGACATTGAGGAGTGTGGCCTGGAGATGTACTTCTCTGTGGACAAAGAGATTCTGGGTGAAATCACCACTCATGAGCTCAAGCCGGACGGTGGCGAGGTCCTGGTCACTGAGGAGAACAAGGGGGAGTATATTAG GCTTGTAGCAGAGTGGAGGTTGTCCAGAGGTGTGGAGGAGCAGACCCAGGCCTTCTTTGAGGGTTTCAACGAGGTCCTCCCACAGCAGTACCTGCAGTACTTTGATGCCAAAGAACTGGAG GTGATGCTGTGTGGGATGCAGGAGATCGACCTGACAGACTGGCAGAGGAACACCATCTACAGACACTACGCACGCAGCAGCAAGCAGGTCCTCTGGTTCTGGCAG CTCATCAAAGAGATGGACAACGAGAAGCGGATGAGACTCCTCCAGTTCGTCACAGGCACCTGTCGCCTTCCTGTTGGAGGCTTTTCTGACCTATTGG GGAGCAATGGCCCGCAGAAGTTCTGCATTGAGAAGGTGGGAAAGGAGAACTGGCTGCCCAGAAGTCACACCTG CTTCAATCGATTGGATCTGCCTCCTTACAAAAGCTATGAGCAACTGAAGGAGAAATTGATGTTTGCAATTGAAGAGACTGAGGGCTTTGGGCAGGAGTGA
- the LOC118360917 gene encoding E3 ubiquitin-protein ligase Itchy-like isoform X1 yields the protein MSFFPHKRAFTTDRNISQFHQLACGRSQSIPQVKKPYRYVMASSIAKPGPGNVYPMKAQLQIMVLSAKLKENKKNWFGPSPYVEVAVDGQSKKTEKCNNTHSPKWKQLLTVIVTPFSKLIFRVWSHQTLKSDVLLGMATLEVSDTLKSNDMNISEVVQTLQLSADKDQTDVVGDLSVCLDGMQVDPEMFASAIEANSRSMPNGESQHNGDHDVRRSRDGSPSVDGLEHRASPTGRVVAVNGTGSPALSAGGSKGNPLRPPRPSRPPPPTPRRPTSSPASSNSSIPTEGSDGPSSETPVRMPAPAVPAADPNAPPPTHDQSQAIAARQAASVAPGPPRVPTVAAGPLLPGWEQRVDQNGRLYFVDHVEKRTTWERPEPLPSGWERRVDPMGRVYFVDHITRTTTWQRPTMETVRNYEQWQHQRNQLQGAMQQFNQRFIFGVNGVQDQVPATENKQFDPLGPLPHGWEKRTDSNERVYFVQHTTRTTQWEDPRTQGLLNEKPLPEGWEMRFTVDGIPYFVDHNRRATTYIDPRTGTSSLENGPQITYVRDFKAKVQYFRFWCQQLSMPQHIKITVTRKTLFEDSFQQIMSFNAQDLRRRLWIIFPGEEGLDYGGVAREWFFLLSHEVLNPMYCLFEYAGKDNYCLQINPASYINPDHLKYFKFIGRFIAMALFHGKFIDTGFSLPFYKRMLNKPWALKDLESIDTEFYNSLIWIKENDIEECGLEMYFSVDKEILGEITTHELKPDGGEVLVTEENKGEYIRLVAEWRLSRGVEEQTQAFFEGFNEVLPQQYLQYFDAKELEVMLCGMQEIDLTDWQRNTIYRHYARSSKQVLWFWQLIKEMDNEKRMRLLQFVTGTCRLPVGGFSDLLGSNGPQKFCIEKVGKENWLPRSHTCFNRLDLPPYKSYEQLKEKLMFAIEETEGFGQE from the exons GTATGTCATGGCCTCCAGCATTGCTAAACCAGGCCCTGGGAATGTCTACCCCATGAAGGCACAACTGCAAATTATGG TGCTATCAGCAAAACTGAAAGAGAACAAGAAGAACTGGTTTGGCCCCAGTCCATATGTTGAAGTTGCAGTTGACGGCCAGTCCAAAAAGACCGAAAAATGCAACAACACCCACAGTCCCAAATGGAAGCAGCTGCTCACTGT AATTGTCACTCCTTTCAGCAAGCTCATCTTCCGGGTATGGAGTCACCAGACCTTGAAGTCGGACGTATTGTTAGGCATGGCAACTCTGGAGGTCAGCGACACACTCAAATCCAACGACATGAATA TCTCTGAGGTGGTGCAGACCCTGCAGCTGAGTGCAGACAAAGACCAGACCGATGTGGTgggggacctgtctgtctgtctggacggCATGCAAGTCGACCCAGAGATGTTTGCCTCTGCTATCGAGGCCAACAGCCGAA GTATGCCAAATGGGGAATCGCAACACAACGGGGATCATGATGTGAG gaggagtagagacggcTCTCCTTCTGTGGATGGTTTGGAGCACAGAGCTTCCCCAACTGGGCGTGTGGTCGCAGTGAACGGCACAGGGTCTCCTGCTCTGTCAGCAGGGGGCTCCAAGGGGAATCCTCTACGGCCCCCCAGGCCCTCGCGACCCCCACCACCCACCCCGCGCAGACCAACCTCCTCTCCGG CATCCTCTAATAGTTCCATACCAACTGAAGGAAGCGATGGCCCCAGCTCAGAAACCCCAGTCCGTATGCCTGCACCTGCAGTACCAGCCGCAGACCCCAATGCCCCACCCCCTACACACGACCAGAGCCAGGCAATAGCAGCCAGACAAGCAGCCAGTGTTGCTCCAGGCCCCCCCAGAGTCCCCACTGTCGCTGCAGGCCCACTGCTTCCTGG ATGGGAGCAGAGGGTGGATCAGAACGGAAGGCTGTATTTTGTAGATCATGTGGAAAAGAGGACGACGTGGGAGCGGCCTGAGCCTCTACCTTCTGG GTGGGAGCGGCGAGTGGACCCCATGGGCAGGGTCTACTTTGTAGACCACATCACCAGAACTACCACCTGGCAACGGCCCACCATGGAGACGGTACGGAACTATGAACAGTGGCAGCACCAACGCAACCAGCTACAGGGTGCCATGCAGCAGTTCAACCAGCGCTTCATATTTGGGGTGAATGGG GTCCAGGACCAGGTTCCAGCCACTGAGAATAAGCAGTTTGATCCCCTGGGCCCGCTGCCACATGGATGGG AGAAAAGAACTGACAGCAACGAGAGAGTGTACTTTGTCCAACACACCACACGGACTACACAGTGGGAGGACCCTCGCACTCAGGG gctgctGAATGAAAAGCCTCTTCCAGAGGGCTGGGAGATGAGGTTCACTGTCGACGGCATCCCATACTTTGTGGACCACAACAGGAGAGCCACTACATACATCGACCCTCGCACTGGAACATCCTCACT TGAAAATGGGCCCCAGATTACTTACGTTCGAGACTTTAAAGCCAAAGTCCAGTACTTCAGATTCTGGTGCCAG CAATTGTCAATGCCTCAGCACATCAAGATCACTGTCACCCGCAAAACCCTGTTTGAGGACTCGTTCCAACAA ATAATGAGCTTCAATGCACAGGACCTCCGCAGGAGACTATGGATCATATTCCCTGGGGAAGAAGGCCTCGATTATGGTGGGGTGGCAAG GGAGTGGTTTTTCCTGCTGTCTCACGAGGTGCTGAACCCCATGTACTGCCTATTTGAATATGCTGGGAAGGACAACTACTGCCTGCAGATCAACCCTGCCTCATACATCAACCCTGACCACCTTAAATACTTTAAATTCATTGGACGCTTCATCGCTATG GCTCTTTTCCATGGGAAGTTCATTGACACAGGCTTCTCGCTGCCGTTCTACAAGCGCATGCTGAACAAGCCATGGGCACTGAAAGATCTTGAGTCCATTGACACAGAATTCTACAATTCTCTTATCTGGATTAA GGAGAATGACATTGAGGAGTGTGGCCTGGAGATGTACTTCTCTGTGGACAAAGAGATTCTGGGTGAAATCACCACTCATGAGCTCAAGCCGGACGGTGGCGAGGTCCTGGTCACTGAGGAGAACAAGGGGGAGTATATTAG GCTTGTAGCAGAGTGGAGGTTGTCCAGAGGTGTGGAGGAGCAGACCCAGGCCTTCTTTGAGGGTTTCAACGAGGTCCTCCCACAGCAGTACCTGCAGTACTTTGATGCCAAAGAACTGGAG GTGATGCTGTGTGGGATGCAGGAGATCGACCTGACAGACTGGCAGAGGAACACCATCTACAGACACTACGCACGCAGCAGCAAGCAGGTCCTCTGGTTCTGGCAG CTCATCAAAGAGATGGACAACGAGAAGCGGATGAGACTCCTCCAGTTCGTCACAGGCACCTGTCGCCTTCCTGTTGGAGGCTTTTCTGACCTATTGG GGAGCAATGGCCCGCAGAAGTTCTGCATTGAGAAGGTGGGAAAGGAGAACTGGCTGCCCAGAAGTCACACCTG CTTCAATCGATTGGATCTGCCTCCTTACAAAAGCTATGAGCAACTGAAGGAGAAATTGATGTTTGCAATTGAAGAGACTGAGGGCTTTGGGCAGGAGTGA